From Coffea arabica cultivar ET-39 chromosome 2e, Coffea Arabica ET-39 HiFi, whole genome shotgun sequence, the proteins below share one genomic window:
- the LOC140036714 gene encoding synaptotagmin-1-like isoform X3 encodes MKVYLTDEKELIMEPSIKWAANPNITVVVKAYGLKATVQVVDFQVFAAPRITLKPLVPSFPCFAKIFVSLMEKPHVDFGLKLLGADLMSIPGLYRFVQDIIKDQVASMYLWPKTHEVQILDPTKAMQRPVGILHVKVLRAVKLRKKDLLGASDPYVKLKLTESKLPSKKTTVKHKNLNPEWNQEFTMVIKDLESQVLELSVYDWEQIGKHDKMGMNVVPMKELTPDEPKVLTLTLLKSMDPNDVSNDKERGQIMVELTYKPFKEDDLPKDFQESGTVLKAPEGTPPGGGVLVVIVHEAQDVEGKHHTNPYARIIFRGEERKTKHIKKNRDPRWEEEFLFMLDEPPVNDRLHAEVLSTSSRIGLLHPKESLGYVDISLSDVVSNKRINEKFHLIDSKNGRIQIELEWREAS; translated from the exons ATGAAAGTCTATTTAACCGATGAAAAGGAGTTGATAAtggaaccatccatcaaatgGGCGGCTAATCCTAATATCACTGTTGTGGTCAAAGCATATGGGCTGAAAGCTACTGTTCAG GTAGTAGATTTCCAAGTTTTTGCTGCACCACGTATTACCTTGAAGCCTCTGGTTCCAAGCTTTCCATGCTTTGCCAAAATTTTTGTGTCACTCATGGAGAAG CCACACGTTGACTTTGGGCTGAAGCTCTTAGGGGCTGATCTTATGTCAATCCCAGGGCTGTATAGGTTTGTCCAG GATATTATTAAAGATCAAGTAGCTAGCATGTATCTGTGGCCTAAGACCCATGAGGTTCAAATTCTGGATCCTACAAA AGCCATGCAGAGGCCTGTTGGAATTCTCCATGTGAAGGTTTTGAGGGCAGTAAAGCTGAGAAAGAAAGATCTATTGGGTGCATCTGATCCTTATGTAAAATTAAAGCTCACTGAGTCAAAACTTCCTTCCAAGAAGACAACTGTGAAGCATAAGAATTTAAACCCCGAATGGAATCAAGAATTCACTATGGTTATCAAAGATCTGGAATCACAGGTGCTTGAGCTTAGCGTGTATGATTGGGAGCAG ATTGGAAAACATGACAAGATGGGAATGAATGTAGTTCCTATGAAGGAACTTACTCCTGATGAGCCAAAGGTTTTGACGTTGACTCTATTGAAGAGCATGGATCCAAATGACGTTTCAAATGATAAGGAACGAGGGCAGATCATGGTGGAATTAACATACAAACCTTTCAAGGAGGATGATTTGCCAAAAGATTTTCAGGAATCAGGCACTGTGCTAAAGGCCCCAGAAGGAACACCACCTGGTGGAGGTGTTCTTGTGGTTATCGTCCATGAAGCCCAAGATGTAGAAGGAAAGCACCACACTAATCCATATGCACGGATTATATTCAGAGGGGAGGAAAGAAAAACTAAG CATATAAAGAAGAACAGAGATCCAAGGTGGGAGGAGGAGTTCCTGTTCATGTTAGATGAGCCTCCGGTGAATGACAGGCTTCATGCAGAAGTATTGAGCACTTCATCAAGGATAGGTCTATTGCACCCAAAG GAATCCTTGGGATATGTTGATATCAGCCTGTCGGATGTTGTTAGCAACAAAAGGATCAACGAGAAGTTCCATCTAATAGATTCCAAGAATGGGCGAATTCAAATTGAGCTGGAATGGAGGGAAGCATCTTAA
- the LOC113731140 gene encoding E3 ubiquitin-protein ligase UPL3-like yields the protein METRSRKRVEATSSAPSSSSSSGPTTRATKRARLTAAAAAPTATTTATAAANSSSISTRSRVVTRSKDSLASSTPMDSTNESSGSGTRSRRGKNPSHASDKDNSDKGKEKEHEVRVRERERERERDRDAERSLGLNIDSGGCDDDDNDSEGGVGILHQNLTSASSALQGLLRKLGAGLDDLLPSSAMGSGSASHQSGRLKKILSGLRSDGEEGKQVEALTQLCEMLSIGTEESLSTFSVDSFVPVLVGLLNRESNIDIMLLAARALTHLVDVLPSSCAAVVHYGAVSCFVARLLTIEYVDLAEQSLQALKKISQEHPTACLRAGALMAVLSYLDFFSTGVQRVALSTAANMCKKLPSDAADFVMEAVPLLTNLLQYHDAKVLEHASICLTRIAESFATSPEKLDELCNHGLVTQAASLISTSNSGGGQASLSSSTYTGLIRLLSTCASGSHLGAKTLLLLGISGILKDILSGSGLVAGMSVSPALNRPAEQIFEIVSLANELLPSLPQGTISLPASTNLFMKGSYTKKSPGSSSNKQEDSNGNSLEVSAREKLFIDQPELLQQFGIDLVPVLIQIYGSSVNGPVRHKCLSVIGKLMYFSTADMIQSLLSVTNISSFLAGVLAWKDPQVLVPALQIAEILMEKLPGTFSKMFIREGVVHAIDTLILAGSQSNAPQQQTSNEKDNDSIPGSSSRLRRNRRRGNNSNADVNHSDDSKNPVSSFGSPPNSIELSSVNSSLRVTVSACAKAFKEKYFPSNPEATEAGITDDLLHLKNLCVKLNAGIDEQKSKAKGKSKSSGSRLPDVSASREENLVGVISEILGELSKGDGVSTFEFIGSGVIAALLNYFTCGYFSKDGISEAKFPKLRQQAVKRYKSFVSVALPSNVGEGSGDPMSVLIQKLQNALSSLERFPVVLSHTSRSSSGNSRPSSGLSALSQPFKLRLCRAQGEKSLRDYSSNVVLIDPLASLAAVEDFLWPRVQRSDSGQKPSVSAGNSDSGTAIAGTAVSSPSTSTPASTTRRHSTRSRSSINIGDANKKEPAQEKSASSSKGKGKAVLKSASEEGRGPQTRNAARRRAAVDKDAQMKPVTGDTSSEDDELDISPVEIDDALVIEDDDISDDDEDDREDVLRDESIPMCMPDKVHDVKLGDPTEDATDAPVSGDSQINPVGGSSSRGPSVGVADSADLRSGSSFGSRGAMSFAAVAMAGLAAGSGRGMRGGRDRHGRLLFGSSDPPRLMFSAAGKQLTRHLTIYQAIQRQLVLEDDDDERYAGSDFLSSDGSRLWSDIYTITYQRAESQSDNASLGTPISTNLSKSTKASSSATVSSESASHQGSLLDSILQGELPCDLEKNNPTYEILALLRVLEGLNQLAPRLRIQTVIDDFSEGKIATLDALSATGVKVPSEEFINSKLTPKLARQIQDALALCSGSLPSWCYQLTKACPFLFPFETRRQYFYSTAFGLSRALYRLQQQQGADGHGSTNEREVRVGRLQRQKVRVSRNRILDSAVKVMEMYSSQKAVLEVEYFGEVGTGLGPTLEFYTLLSHDLQKVKLGMWRSSASSDGPVMEVDGGTDGKTNASLDSLHGERDLILAPLGLFPRSWPPNADTSDGSHFSKVVDYFRLLGRVMAKALQDGRLMDLPLSTAFYKLVLGQELDLHDILSFDAALGKTLQELQALVCRKQYLESIAGHIHDKVDDLLFRGAPVEDLCLDFTLPGYPEYVLKPGDEDVDINNLDDYVSLVVDAIVRTGIRRQMEAFRYGFNQVFDISTLQIFSPNELDYLLCGRRELWKADTLVDHIKFDHGYTAKSPAIVNLLEIMGEFNPEQQRAFCQFVTGAPRLPPGGLAVLNPKLTIVRKHSSSAGNTTNSSIGPSESADDDLPSVMTCANYLKLPPYSTKEIMYKKLLYAISEGQGSFDLS from the exons ATGGAAACTCGTAGCCGGAAGCGGGTGGAGGCCACCTCATCAGcgccttcttcttcttcttcatctggTCCCACAACCCGTGCCACCAAGCGTGCTCGTCTCACCGCCGCAGCTGCTGCCCCCACCGCCACCACAACTGCCACTGCTGCCGCTAATTCTTCTTCGATCTCCACTCGTTCACGTGtagtaactaggtcaaaagactCGCTCGCTTCCTCGACACCCATGGACTCTACTAACGAATCCTCTGGTTCTGGTACCCGCAGCCGTCGTGGCAAAAACCCTAGTCATGCCTCCGATAAGGATAATTCCGATAAAGGCAAAGAGAAAGAGCATGAGGTTAGGGTTCGAGAAAGggaaagggagagggagagggataGAGATGCTGAGAGGAGCCTCGGATTGAATATTGATTCTGGTGGCTGTGACGATGATGATAATGACAGCGAGGGCGGTGTGGGAATTTTGCATCAGAATTTAACTTCGGCCAGCAGTGCACTTCAAGGCCTGCTCCGGAAGCTCGGTGCTGGATTGGATGATTTGCTCCCCAGCTCGGCAATGGGGTCTGGTTCTGCTTCACACCAGAGTGGGCGCCTTAAGAAGATTCTATCTGGTTTGAGGTCTGATGGCGAGGAGGGAAAGCAAGTTGAAGCGTTAACGCAGCTGTGCGAGATGCTTTCAATCGGGACTGAGGAGTCGCTCAGCACATTCTCCGTGGACTCTTTTGTTCCTGTGCTTGTTGGTTTGCTCAACCGCGAGAGTAACATTGACATTATGCTACTTGCAGCCAGGGCACTAACTCACTTGGTTGATGtgcttccttcttcttgtgctgCGGTGGTGCATTATGGTGCAGTTTCCTGTTTTGTTGCTCGATTGCTCACAATTGAATACGTGGACTTGGCAGAACAG TCGTTGCAAGCATTGAAGAAGATATCTCAGGAACACCCAACTGCTTGCTTGCGTGCAGGAGCGTTGATGGCGGTGCTTTCCTACCTTGACTTCTTCTCAACAGGGGTCCAG CGCGTGGCATTGTCTACTGCTGCAAACATGTGTAAGAAACTCCCCTCAGATGCTGCTGACTTTGTGATGGAAGCTGTTCCTCTGCTGACAAACCTGCTTCAATATCACGATGCAAAG GTTTTGGAGCATGCTTCTATTTGCTTGACTAGGATTGCAGAGTCTTTTGCCACCTCCCCTGAAAAGCTGGATGAACTCTGTAATCATGGACTGGTTACACAGGCTGCCTCCCTCATTTCAACCAGTAATTCTGGAGGTGGTCAGGCATCTCTTAGCTCTTCTACATACACG GGTTTGATCCGACTTCTTTCAACATGTGCAAGTGGCTCTCATCTTGGAGCGAAAACCTTATTGCTCCTTGGCATCAGTGGGATTCTCAAGGACATTCTATCtggttctggccttgttgctggcATGTCTGTTTCACCTGCATTAAATAGGCCAGCTGAACAG ATTTTTGAGATCGTCAGCTTGGCAAATGAGCTTCTTCCTTCTCTTCCTCAAGGAACCATTTCTCTCCCAGCAAGTACTAATTTGTTCATGAAAGGTTCCTATACAAAGAAGTCACCTGGTAGCAGTTCCAATAAGCAGGAAGATTCAAATGGAAATTCTCTAGAAGTTTCAGCTAGAGAGAAATTGTTCATTGATCAGCCTGAACTCCTGCAACAATTTGGAATAGATCTCGTTCCTGTTCTTATCCAG ATATATGGTTCAAGTGTAAATGGTCCTGTTCGTCATAAATGCCTCTCAGTCATTGGAAAACTTATGTACTTCAGCACAGCTGATATGATTCAATCTTTATTAAGTGTAACAAATATATCCAG CTTCTTGGCTGGGGTATTAGCTTGGAAGGATCCTCAGGTGTTGGTCCCTGCTCTTCAAATAGCAGAAATTTTAATGGAAAAGCTTCCAGGGACTTTTTCTAAGATGTTTATTAGAGAAGGTGTTGTACATGCTATAGATACCCTGATATTAGCTGGTTCTCAAAGTAATGCTCCCCAGCAACAAACCTCCAACGAAAAGGATAACGATTCCATACCTGGATCATCGTCTCGCTTGAGGCGTAACCGACGACGTGGCAATAATTCAAATGCTGATGTGAACCATTCTGACGATTCTAAAAATCCAGTTTCTAGTTTTGGTTCTCCTCCAAATTCCATTGAACTTTCATCAGTGAATTCTAGTCTTCGTGTGACTGTCAGTGCATGCGCAAAAGCTTTCAAGGAAAAATATTTCCCATCAAATCCGGAGGCCACTGAAGCTGGGATTACAGATGACCTTTTGCATTTGAAGAATCTGTGTGTTAAACTAAATGCTGGCATTGACGAACAGAAGTCGAAAGCCAAGGGAAAATCTAAATCTTCTGGTTCTCGTCTTCCTGATGTTTCAGCTAGCAGAGAGGAGAATTTAGTTGGAGTGATATCGGAGATTTTGGGGGAGCTCAGCAAAGGGGATGGTGTGTCAACTTTTGAGTTCATAGGCAGTGGGGTTATTGCAGCTTTGCTGAATTACTTCACATGTGGATATTTCTCCAAGGATGGAATTTCAGAAGCTAAGTTTCCTAAGCTTCGGCAACAAGCTGTCAAAAGGTACAAATCTTTTGTGTCAGTTGCTCTTCCATCAAATGTTGGTGAAGGTAGTGGAGATCCTATGAGTGTGTTGATTCAAAAGCTTCAAAATGCTCTATCATCATTGGAACGCTTTCCTGTTGTTCTGAGTCATACGTCTAGATCCTCCAGTGGGAATTCACGGCCTTCTTCTGGTTTAAGTGCTTTATCACAACCCTTTAAGCTGCGGCTCTGTAGAGCCCAGGGAGAAAAATCCCTTCGTGACTATTCATCAAATGTTGTTCTGATTGATCCATTAGCAAGTTTAGCAGCTGTAGAAGACTTCCTATGGCCACGGGTCCAACGAAGTGACTCTGGTCAGAAGCCTTCAGTTTCAGCAGGGAACTCCGACTCTGGGACAGCGATTGCAGGCACAGCTGTTTCATCGCCATCTACTTCCACACCTGCTTCAACCACTCGCCGCCATTCTACGCGGTCCAGATCATCCATTAATATAGGTGATGCAAATAAAAAGGAACCTGCTCAAGAAAAAAGTGCTAGCTCAtcaaagggaaaggggaaagCAGTTCTAAAGTCAGCTTCAGAGGAAGGGAGAGGACCTCAAACTAGAAATGCTGCTCGTAGAAGAGCAGCTGTGGATAAAGATGCTCAAATGAAGCCTGTGACTGGGGATACTAGTTCTGAG GATGATGAGTTGGATATTTCTCCTGTTGAAATTGATGATGCTTTGGTGATTGAAGATGATGATATCtcagatgatgatgaagatgatcgTGAAGAT GTACTTAGAGATGAGTCCATTCCCATGTGTATGCCAGACAAGGTTCATGATGTTAAGTTGGGTGACCCTACCGAGGATGCCACTGATGCTCCCGTTTCAGGCGACAGTCAGATCAATCCAGTGGGCGGCTCCAGCAGCAGAGGCCCTTCAGTGGGAGTGGCTGATTCTGCTGATCTCAGGAGTGGGAGTTCTTTCGGTTCAAGGGGTGCAATGTCATTTGCTGCTGTTGCGATGGCTGGACTTGCAGCTGGTAGTGGGAGAGGCATGCGGGGAGGCAGAGATCGCCATGGACGTCTATTATTTGGTTCTAGTGACCCTCCAAGGTTGATGTTTTCTGCAGCTGGGAAGCAGCTTACTAGACACTTGACCATTTACCAGGCAATCCAAAGGCAGCTTGTCctcgaagatgatgatgatgagagaTATGCTGGCAGTGATTTTCTTTCGAGTGATGGAAGCAGGCTTTGGAGTGATATTTACACTATCACATACCAGAGAGCAGAGAGTCAATCTGATAATGCTTCACTTGGGACTCCAATCTCAACAAATCTGTCAAAATCTACGAAAGCTAGTTCTTCAGCTACTGTTAGCTCTGAGTCCGCATCCCATCAAGGATCACTTTTAGATAGCATATTGCAGGGGGAACTTCCGTGTGATCTGGAAAAAAATAACCCTACTTATGAAATATTGGCTCTATTACGTGTACTTGAGGGGTTGAATCAGCTTGCACCACGTTTACGTATTCAGACTGTAATTGATGACTTTTCTGAGGGAAAAATTGCAACTCTAGATGCTCTTAGTGCCACTGGTGTCAAAGTTCCATCTGAGGAATTCATCAATAGCAAACTCACTCCTAAATTGGCAAGGCAGATTCAGGATGCACTTGCACTTTGCAGTGGGTCCCTTCCATCCTGGTGTTACCAGTTGACAAAAGCTTGTCCATTTTTGTTCCCGTTTGAGACTCGGCGCCAATATTTCTATTCAACTGCTTTTGGATTGTCACGTGCATTGTATCGGCTTCAGCAGCAACAGGGTGCAGATGGACATGGTTCCACAAATGAGAGGGAGGTGAGGGTTGGGCGATTACAGCGCCAAAAAGTCCGTGTTTCGCGGAACCGGATTTTGGATTCTGCTGTGAAAGTCATGGAAATGTACTCCAGCCAAAAAGCTGTCCTTGAAGTTGAATATTTTGGAGAGGTTGGGACTGGGTTAGGGCCTACTCTGGAGTTCTACACACTGCTGAGTCATGACttacaaaaagttaaattgGGGATGTGGAGGTCAAGTGCTTCGTCAGACGGACCTGTGATGGAAGTTGATGGGGGTACAGATGGGAAGACAAATGCGAGTTTAGATTCATTGCATGGTGAGAGAGATCTTATACTTGCACCTCTTGGGTTGTTTCCACGTTCTTGGCCCCCAAATGCTGATACCTCAGATGGTAGTCATTTTTCTAAAGTGGTCGATTACTTTCGGTTACTTGGGCGTGTGATGGCTAAAGCCCTTCAAGATGGGCGACTCATGGACCTACCACTGTCAACTGCCTTTTATAAACTTGTACTTGGTCAG GAGCTTGATTTGCACGATATTCTTTCTTTTGATGCTGCCTTGGGTAAGACATTGCAAGAATTGCAGGCGCTGGTTTGCAGGAAACAGTATTTGGAGTCGATTGCAGGTCATATTCATGATAAAGTTGATGATTTACTTTTTCGTGGGGCTCCAGTTGAGGATCTCTGTTTAGATTTTACACTTCCTGGGTATCCTGAATATGTCTTGAAACCAGGCGATGAGGAT GTGGATATCAACAATTTGGATGACTATGTATCTCTGGTGGTTGATGCTATTGTCAGGACTGGGATTAGGAGGCAAATGGAAGCATTTAGATATGGCTTTAATCAG GTCTTTGATATCTCAACTTTGCAAATATTCTCTCCAAATGAGTTGGACTATCTGCTTTGTGGTCGTAGGGAGCTATGGAAG GCTGATACATTGGTGGATCACATCAAATTTGATCATGGCTATACTGCAAAAAGTCCTGCTATTGTCAAT TTACTGGAGATTATGGGAGAATTCAACCCTGAGCAGCAAAGGGCCTTCTGCCAGTTTGTGACTGGTGCGCCTCGACTTCCTCCTGGAGGTTTGGCGGTGTTGAATCCTAAGTTGACAATTGTGCGCAAG CATTCTTCGAGTGCAGGTAACACGACAAACAGCAGTATTGGGCCATCAGAATCTGCAGATGATGACTTGCCTAGTGTAATGACATGTGCAAATTACTTGAAGCTTCCTCCCTATTCCACAAAG GAAATCATGTACAAGAAACTACTTTATGCAATCAGTGAAGGACAGGGATCTTTTGATTTGTCTTGA
- the LOC140036714 gene encoding synaptotagmin-1-like isoform X1, giving the protein MGFLSTLLSLCGFGVGVSSGLVVGYFLFIYFQPTDVKDPVIRPLVEHDSESLQKLLPEIPLWVKNPDYDRVDWLNKFLEYVWPYLDKAICKTAKNTAKPIIAEQTAKYNIESVEFETLTLGSLPPTLQGMKVYLTDEKELIMEPSIKWAANPNITVVVKAYGLKATVQVVDFQVFAAPRITLKPLVPSFPCFAKIFVSLMEKPHVDFGLKLLGADLMSIPGLYRFVQDIIKDQVASMYLWPKTHEVQILDPTKAMQRPVGILHVKVLRAVKLRKKDLLGASDPYVKLKLTESKLPSKKTTVKHKNLNPEWNQEFTMVIKDLESQVLELSVYDWEQIGKHDKMGMNVVPMKELTPDEPKVLTLTLLKSMDPNDVSNDKERGQIMVELTYKPFKEDDLPKDFQESGTVLKAPEGTPPGGGVLVVIVHEAQDVEGKHHTNPYARIIFRGEERKTKHIKKNRDPRWEEEFLFMLDEPPVNDRLHAEVLSTSSRIGLLHPKESLGYVDISLSDVVSNKRINEKFHLIDSKNGRIQIELEWREAS; this is encoded by the exons ATGGGTTTCTTGAGTACTTTACTGAGTTTATGTGGATTTGGAGTTGGAGTTTCTTCTGGGCTTGTGGTTGGTTACTTCTTGTTCATCTACTTCCAACCCACTGATGTTAAG GATCCCGTTATTCGCCCATTGGTTGAGCATGACTCCGAAAGTCTGCAGAAATTGCTCCCTGAAATACCTCTTTGGGTCAAAAATCCAGATTATGATCGT GTTGACTGGCTGAACAAGTTTCTTGAGTATGTGTGGCCTTATCTAGACAAG GCAATTTGCAAGACTGCAAAGAACACCGCAAAACCCATTATTGCTGAGCAAACCGCAAAGTACAATATTGAATCTGTTGAGTTTGAAACATTAACTCTTGGGTCACTTCCACCTACTTTGCAAG GTATGAAAGTCTATTTAACCGATGAAAAGGAGTTGATAAtggaaccatccatcaaatgGGCGGCTAATCCTAATATCACTGTTGTGGTCAAAGCATATGGGCTGAAAGCTACTGTTCAG GTAGTAGATTTCCAAGTTTTTGCTGCACCACGTATTACCTTGAAGCCTCTGGTTCCAAGCTTTCCATGCTTTGCCAAAATTTTTGTGTCACTCATGGAGAAG CCACACGTTGACTTTGGGCTGAAGCTCTTAGGGGCTGATCTTATGTCAATCCCAGGGCTGTATAGGTTTGTCCAG GATATTATTAAAGATCAAGTAGCTAGCATGTATCTGTGGCCTAAGACCCATGAGGTTCAAATTCTGGATCCTACAAA AGCCATGCAGAGGCCTGTTGGAATTCTCCATGTGAAGGTTTTGAGGGCAGTAAAGCTGAGAAAGAAAGATCTATTGGGTGCATCTGATCCTTATGTAAAATTAAAGCTCACTGAGTCAAAACTTCCTTCCAAGAAGACAACTGTGAAGCATAAGAATTTAAACCCCGAATGGAATCAAGAATTCACTATGGTTATCAAAGATCTGGAATCACAGGTGCTTGAGCTTAGCGTGTATGATTGGGAGCAG ATTGGAAAACATGACAAGATGGGAATGAATGTAGTTCCTATGAAGGAACTTACTCCTGATGAGCCAAAGGTTTTGACGTTGACTCTATTGAAGAGCATGGATCCAAATGACGTTTCAAATGATAAGGAACGAGGGCAGATCATGGTGGAATTAACATACAAACCTTTCAAGGAGGATGATTTGCCAAAAGATTTTCAGGAATCAGGCACTGTGCTAAAGGCCCCAGAAGGAACACCACCTGGTGGAGGTGTTCTTGTGGTTATCGTCCATGAAGCCCAAGATGTAGAAGGAAAGCACCACACTAATCCATATGCACGGATTATATTCAGAGGGGAGGAAAGAAAAACTAAG CATATAAAGAAGAACAGAGATCCAAGGTGGGAGGAGGAGTTCCTGTTCATGTTAGATGAGCCTCCGGTGAATGACAGGCTTCATGCAGAAGTATTGAGCACTTCATCAAGGATAGGTCTATTGCACCCAAAG GAATCCTTGGGATATGTTGATATCAGCCTGTCGGATGTTGTTAGCAACAAAAGGATCAACGAGAAGTTCCATCTAATAGATTCCAAGAATGGGCGAATTCAAATTGAGCTGGAATGGAGGGAAGCATCTTAA
- the LOC140036714 gene encoding synaptotagmin-1-like isoform X2 yields MGFLSTLLSLCGFGVGVSSGLVVGYFLFIYFQPTDVKDPVIRPLVEHDSESLQKLLPEIPLWVKNPDYDRVDWLNKFLEYVWPYLDKAICKTAKNTAKPIIAEQTAKYNIESVEFETLTLGSLPPTLQGMKVYLTDEKELIMEPSIKWAANPNITVVVKAYGLKATVQPHVDFGLKLLGADLMSIPGLYRFVQDIIKDQVASMYLWPKTHEVQILDPTKAMQRPVGILHVKVLRAVKLRKKDLLGASDPYVKLKLTESKLPSKKTTVKHKNLNPEWNQEFTMVIKDLESQVLELSVYDWEQIGKHDKMGMNVVPMKELTPDEPKVLTLTLLKSMDPNDVSNDKERGQIMVELTYKPFKEDDLPKDFQESGTVLKAPEGTPPGGGVLVVIVHEAQDVEGKHHTNPYARIIFRGEERKTKHIKKNRDPRWEEEFLFMLDEPPVNDRLHAEVLSTSSRIGLLHPKESLGYVDISLSDVVSNKRINEKFHLIDSKNGRIQIELEWREAS; encoded by the exons ATGGGTTTCTTGAGTACTTTACTGAGTTTATGTGGATTTGGAGTTGGAGTTTCTTCTGGGCTTGTGGTTGGTTACTTCTTGTTCATCTACTTCCAACCCACTGATGTTAAG GATCCCGTTATTCGCCCATTGGTTGAGCATGACTCCGAAAGTCTGCAGAAATTGCTCCCTGAAATACCTCTTTGGGTCAAAAATCCAGATTATGATCGT GTTGACTGGCTGAACAAGTTTCTTGAGTATGTGTGGCCTTATCTAGACAAG GCAATTTGCAAGACTGCAAAGAACACCGCAAAACCCATTATTGCTGAGCAAACCGCAAAGTACAATATTGAATCTGTTGAGTTTGAAACATTAACTCTTGGGTCACTTCCACCTACTTTGCAAG GTATGAAAGTCTATTTAACCGATGAAAAGGAGTTGATAAtggaaccatccatcaaatgGGCGGCTAATCCTAATATCACTGTTGTGGTCAAAGCATATGGGCTGAAAGCTACTGTTCAG CCACACGTTGACTTTGGGCTGAAGCTCTTAGGGGCTGATCTTATGTCAATCCCAGGGCTGTATAGGTTTGTCCAG GATATTATTAAAGATCAAGTAGCTAGCATGTATCTGTGGCCTAAGACCCATGAGGTTCAAATTCTGGATCCTACAAA AGCCATGCAGAGGCCTGTTGGAATTCTCCATGTGAAGGTTTTGAGGGCAGTAAAGCTGAGAAAGAAAGATCTATTGGGTGCATCTGATCCTTATGTAAAATTAAAGCTCACTGAGTCAAAACTTCCTTCCAAGAAGACAACTGTGAAGCATAAGAATTTAAACCCCGAATGGAATCAAGAATTCACTATGGTTATCAAAGATCTGGAATCACAGGTGCTTGAGCTTAGCGTGTATGATTGGGAGCAG ATTGGAAAACATGACAAGATGGGAATGAATGTAGTTCCTATGAAGGAACTTACTCCTGATGAGCCAAAGGTTTTGACGTTGACTCTATTGAAGAGCATGGATCCAAATGACGTTTCAAATGATAAGGAACGAGGGCAGATCATGGTGGAATTAACATACAAACCTTTCAAGGAGGATGATTTGCCAAAAGATTTTCAGGAATCAGGCACTGTGCTAAAGGCCCCAGAAGGAACACCACCTGGTGGAGGTGTTCTTGTGGTTATCGTCCATGAAGCCCAAGATGTAGAAGGAAAGCACCACACTAATCCATATGCACGGATTATATTCAGAGGGGAGGAAAGAAAAACTAAG CATATAAAGAAGAACAGAGATCCAAGGTGGGAGGAGGAGTTCCTGTTCATGTTAGATGAGCCTCCGGTGAATGACAGGCTTCATGCAGAAGTATTGAGCACTTCATCAAGGATAGGTCTATTGCACCCAAAG GAATCCTTGGGATATGTTGATATCAGCCTGTCGGATGTTGTTAGCAACAAAAGGATCAACGAGAAGTTCCATCTAATAGATTCCAAGAATGGGCGAATTCAAATTGAGCTGGAATGGAGGGAAGCATCTTAA